Proteins from one Cryptomeria japonica chromosome 4, Sugi_1.0, whole genome shotgun sequence genomic window:
- the LOC131048985 gene encoding disease resistance RPP13-like protein 4 — MASALVDVVVEKLVGKLLEEINKEVSLVCNFRNDFKWLSKKLTNVRGYLTDADAQSAKNASVRSWLLDVADIAWDAEDILEECAVQSQGTSNESPQSSCVCAFSYSQLVFRCKMARRIKEVKDRMKSVMEDAAELKLVESLTHSEQPSTSTSGNVNWRGSPIIESDSKPVAIEPKVEEVLRLIDDSATPVIAVVGMGGVGKTFLMQNLFNKINKDKFEMKIWLSISQTYSLRKLQADVATRIKLQAEENSKEKLRALENLKEESQADMASQLKAQADEDSKIMSKAEVVICGQGSEVQAAQLIHECLTSRSSLIVLDDVWRATREDNLISALGLPTGNACQCKVVVTTRSKHVCSNMHARVYEVYPLSEEESWELFCAFAFPDCHQNQPPHQLEGIARQVERECARLPLAVKIVAASLACERSSMEWESKLGQLKAVSYTEDPIMQILKLSYDSLPPHLKPCFAYLSFFPEDAKIEYPYLINLWVAEGYVPQGEDQLDIGWRYICHLQSLCLIERVDDIYDQEKRMFKVHDLLLDLAISMSKESQCVFSAEKAFQKGPIVQANSRFRRILMAKKSIGDGDVNAMARNRAYSASRLRTLSFSENGGIQNIPEILLSSAKVLRVLDLSGTGISSLPDCVGNLKLLRVLNLSRTKISEVPECVKNNKSLRFLDISRCPNLGRLPEWIGELNCLEYLNIHQSFWIKYNGWMPKEIRKLVSLQVLVTDGGKELSVEENGFLRLEHFVNLVNLREVRIYVRHEAELKSIEDGILVTLVKMRNLTINNSVEGHANEGNLPPLSDKMLAMKDLEYLFLSTFAMPNWICGFSNLMELKLYRCHCAEYPALEMMPNLIKLYIWTNALCKALPKGFGKPGGFSQLRYLEIDHFSVLEELPELEDGAMPCLEILNVTYCSRLKKVPRGLELLRRLKKCDFKETGVGDMFEEGGELWNKIKSNNPNVRIKLGY, encoded by the coding sequence ATGGCATCTGCTTTGGTTGATGTTGTTGTGGAAAAGCTTGTTGGGAAGTTGTTAGAGGAGATAAACAAGGAGGTTTCACTTGTCTGTAACTTCAGAAATGACTTTAAATGGCTGAGCAAGAAGCTCACAAATGTAAGAGGCTACCTCACAGATGCAGATGCTCAGAGTGCAAAAAATGCGTCCGTGAGAAGCTGGCTGCTGGATGTTGCAGATATTGCTTGGGATGCAGAGGACATACTCGAAGAATGCGCTGTTCAATCTCAAGGTACTAGTAATGAAAGCCCCCAGTCCTCTTGTGTCTGTGCTTTCAGTTATTCTCAATTAGTCTTTCGCTGTAAAATGGCACGTCGGATCAAGGAAGTGAAAGATAGAATGAAGTCCGTCATGGAAGATGCAGCGGAGCTCAAGCTTGTTGAGAGTCTGACTCATTCAGAGCAACCCTCCACGAGTACATCTGGGAATGTAAATTGGAGGGGGTCACCAATAATAGAGAGTGATTCAAAACCGGTGGCTATTGAGCCCAAGGTTGAAGAAGTCCTCCGCTTAATAGATGATTCTGCCACTCCTGTCATTGCCGTCGTTGGAATGGGCGGCGTGGGGAAGACGTTTCTAATGCAAAAtcttttcaacaaaataaacaaGGATAAGTTTGAGATGAAAATCTGGCTTTCTATTTCTCAGACTTACTCCCTTAGAAAGTTGCAGGCTGACGTCGCCACGCGAATAAAGTTGCAAGCTGAGGAGAATTCCAAAGAAAAGTTGAGAGCTTTGGAGAACTTGAAAGAAGAGTCGCAAGCAGACATGGCCTCGCAATTAAAGGCGCAAGCTGACGAGGACTCCAAAATAATGTCTAAAGCTGAAGTGGTCATTTGTGGACAAGGAAGTGAGGTGCAGGCAGCACAGCTGATTCATGAGTGTTTAACAAGCAGAAGCTCTCTCATTGTGCTTGATGATGTGTGGAGGGCAACTAGGGAAGATAACTTGATATCTGCACTTGGCCTTCCAACTGGAAATGCATGCCAATGCAAAGTTGTGGTCACAACACGAAGCAAACATGTGTGCAGCAACATGCATGCCCGTGTTTATGAGGTGTACCCTTTGTCCGAAGAAGAGAGCTGGGAGCTCTTTTGCGCTTTTGCCTTCCCTGACTGCCACCAAAATCAGCCGCCACATCAACTTGAAGGGATTGCTCGACAAGTCGAAAGGGAGTGTGCGAGATTGCCCTTGGCTGTTAAAATAGTGGCAGCATCTCTGGCTTGCGAGAGATCGTCAATGGAGTGGGAATCCAAATTGGGACAGCTAAAAGCAGTATCTTATACCGAGGATCCAATCATGCAGATTCTCAAGCTAAGTTATGATTCTCTCCCTCCTCATCTTAAACCTTGTTTTGCatatctttctttctttcctgaagaTGCAAAAATAGAGTACCCATACCTCATAAACCTTTGGGTAGCCGAAGGATATGTTCCTCAAGGAGAGGACCAGCTGGATATTGGATGGAGGTATATATGTCATCTTCAAAGTCTATGTTTGATCGAGCGAGTCGATGACATTTACGATCAGGAAAAGAGAATGTTTAAAGTGCATGATTTGTTGCTGGATTTGGCCATTAGTATGTCAAAAGAAAGCCAATGTGTATTTAGTGCAGAAAAAGCCTTCCAGAAAGGTCCAATTGTGCAAGCAAATAGCAGGTTCCGTAGGATTTTAATGGCCAAGAAAAGCATTGGCGATGGTGATGTAAATGCAATGGCAAGAAATAGGGCATATTCTGCATCACGTCTTCGCACCTTGTCTTTCTCAGAAAATGGAGGCATTCAAAACATTCCGGAAATCTTGCTTAGCAGTGCAAAAGTACTGCGCGTTCTTGACTTGAGTGGCACTGGCATCTCATCATTGCCTGATTGTGTTGGAAATTTGAAGCTCCTCAGAGTTTTGAATTTAAGTCGGACAAAAATTAGTGAGGTACCAGAATGTGTGAAAAACAACAAGAGTCTGCGTTTCCTTGATATTTCCCGGTGCCCGAATCTAGGACGGTTGCCAGAGTGGATTGGTGAGCTCAACTGCCTGGAATATCTAAATATACACCAAAGCTTTTGGATTAAATACAACGGATGGATGCCCAAGGAAATAAGAAAGCTTGTGTCTTTACAAGTGCTTGTAACAGATGGTGGTAAAGAACTATCTGTTGAGGAGAATGGATTCTTGAGGTTGGAGCATTTTGTCAATTTGGTCAACCTCCGTGAAGTGCGGATATATGTTCGTCACGAGGCTGAATTGAAAAGCATAGAAGATGGGATCCTTGTCACGTTGGTGAAGATGCGTAATCTGACAATAAACAACAGTGTAGAAGGTCATGCTAATGAAGGTAATCTTCCACCTCTATCAGATAAAATGTTAGCTATGAAGGATCTTGAATACCTTTTCCTATCAACGTTTGCAATGCCGAATTGGATATGTGGCTTCTCAAATCTGATGGAATTGAAGTTATATAGATGTCATTGTGCTGAATATCCAGCACTAGAAATGATGCCCAACTTAATAAAGTTGTACATATGGACAAATGCTCTATGCAAGGCATTGCCAAAAGGGTTCGGTAAGCCTGGGGGATTCAGTCAGCTGCGTTATTTAGAAATTGATCATTTTTCAGTGTTAGAGGAGTTGCCAGAATTAGAGGATGGAGCGATGCCATGCCTTGAGATACTAAATGTAACATATTGTTCCAGATTGAAGAAAGTTCCACGTGGATTGGAGCTCCTGAGAAGGCTAAAAAAGTGTGACTTTAAAGAGACGGGAGTTGGAGATATGTTTGAGGAGGGTGGAGAATTATGGAATAAAATAAAGAGCAATAACCCCAATGTTAGAATCAAGTTGGGATACTGA